The Geobacillus stearothermophilus ATCC 12980 genome contains a region encoding:
- the menC gene encoding o-succinylbenzoate synthase: protein MTINIEYVILRHLQMELKAPFTTSFGTFQRKELILVEVVDRDGVSGWGESVAFSAPWYSEETVKTNWHMLEDFLVPLALAEPIHHPEELSKRFSAIRQNNMAKAALEGAVWDLYAKRLGVPLSQALGGAKKDIEVGVSIGIQPTVADLLQVIERYVAQGYRRIKVKIKPSWDVDVIREVRRVFPDVPLMADANSAYTLVDADRLKALDEFGLLMIEQPLAADDLVDHARLQPLLQTPICLDESIRSYDDARKALDLGSCRIINIKIGRVGGLGEAKRIHDLCAERGAPVWCGGMLEAGVGRAHNIAITTLENFTLPGDTAASSHYWERDIITPEVEVHGGLIRVPDAPGIGYDVDRRQVERYTQFAKVFHRTATA from the coding sequence ATGACGATCAACATCGAGTACGTCATATTGCGCCATTTACAAATGGAGTTGAAGGCGCCGTTTACGACGAGCTTCGGCACGTTTCAAAGGAAAGAGTTGATTTTAGTGGAAGTTGTCGATCGCGACGGCGTTTCCGGCTGGGGCGAATCGGTCGCATTTTCCGCCCCGTGGTACAGCGAGGAAACGGTGAAAACGAACTGGCATATGCTCGAAGATTTCCTTGTGCCGCTTGCGTTGGCTGAGCCGATTCACCACCCGGAGGAGCTGTCAAAGCGCTTTTCTGCCATCCGCCAAAACAACATGGCGAAAGCGGCGCTTGAGGGGGCGGTATGGGATTTGTACGCCAAGCGGCTCGGCGTTCCGCTTTCTCAAGCTCTCGGAGGAGCGAAAAAGGACATTGAAGTCGGCGTCAGCATCGGCATCCAGCCGACGGTTGCCGATCTGCTTCAGGTGATTGAGCGGTATGTGGCGCAAGGGTACCGGCGGATCAAGGTGAAAATCAAGCCAAGCTGGGATGTGGACGTCATTCGTGAGGTGCGGCGCGTGTTTCCTGACGTGCCGCTTATGGCCGATGCCAATTCGGCGTATACGCTTGTCGATGCGGATCGGCTGAAAGCGCTCGATGAATTCGGGTTGCTGATGATCGAGCAGCCGCTCGCCGCTGACGATCTTGTCGATCACGCTCGGCTGCAGCCGCTTCTTCAGACGCCGATTTGCCTTGATGAAAGCATTCGTTCCTATGACGATGCGCGCAAGGCGCTTGACCTTGGCAGCTGTCGCATCATCAACATCAAAATCGGGCGCGTTGGCGGGCTTGGCGAGGCGAAGCGCATCCACGATCTTTGCGCTGAGCGCGGTGCGCCGGTCTGGTGCGGGGGGATGCTGGAAGCAGGCGTCGGGCGCGCCCACAACATCGCGATCACGACGTTGGAAAACTTCACCCTTCCCGGCGACACCGCCGCGTCGTCGCATTATTGGGAGCGGGATATCATCACGCCGGAAGTTGAGGTGCACGGCGGCTTGATCCGCGTGCCGGACGCTCCCGGCATCGGCTATGACGTCGACCGCCGCCAAGTGGAGCGGTATACGCAGTTTGCGAAGGTGTTTCACCGTACGGCGACGGCATAA
- a CDS encoding threonine/serine exporter family protein, with amino-acid sequence MIVMQLLLSFVASTLFGMIFNVPPRLLPHSGFVGMSGWAAYTFAVRSSVDSVIATFIAAFFVAFLSNAFARRYRAPATIFIVPGILPLVPGGTAFEAMRHVVMNDYNAAIPLAAKAFMISGAIAMGLIFSEVVNQLVKRRP; translated from the coding sequence ATGATTGTTATGCAGTTGCTGCTTAGCTTTGTGGCGTCAACGTTGTTTGGCATGATTTTTAATGTTCCGCCACGGCTGTTGCCGCATAGCGGATTTGTCGGGATGAGCGGATGGGCGGCCTATACGTTTGCTGTACGTTCGAGCGTAGACAGTGTGATTGCGACGTTTATAGCCGCGTTTTTCGTCGCCTTTTTAAGCAATGCGTTTGCTCGGCGCTATCGGGCGCCGGCAACCATTTTTATTGTTCCTGGCATTCTCCCGCTCGTTCCAGGTGGGACGGCATTTGAAGCGATGCGTCATGTCGTCATGAACGACTACAATGCAGCGATTCCGTTGGCGGCAAAAGCGTTCATGATTTCCGGGGCGATTGCGATGGGGCTCATTTTTTCTGAGGTCGTCAACCAGCTGGTAAAGCGCCGCCCGTAA
- a CDS encoding GNAT family N-acetyltransferase, with product MMIRPIEVRDAEHFLELCKKIDESGFMLFEPGERQTTVEQQSKSIERMLSEPNKMIFVAETENKLVGFLAVIGGDVKRNRHSANVVLGVLEDYQGQGIATKLFNKAFEWAKEVGILRLGLTVMKGNDKAFNLYRKMGFVLEGERVQSLRVNGEFVNEYYLYKLL from the coding sequence ATGATGATTAGACCGATTGAAGTTCGCGATGCGGAACATTTCTTGGAGTTGTGCAAAAAAATTGATGAATCTGGTTTTATGTTATTTGAGCCTGGCGAACGGCAAACAACGGTTGAGCAACAAAGTAAATCGATTGAAAGAATGTTGTCTGAGCCGAATAAAATGATCTTTGTTGCTGAAACGGAAAACAAGCTTGTCGGGTTCCTTGCTGTCATAGGAGGCGATGTAAAACGAAATCGACATTCTGCCAATGTTGTTTTGGGAGTTCTTGAAGACTATCAAGGACAGGGCATTGCCACGAAACTATTCAACAAAGCGTTTGAGTGGGCAAAGGAAGTTGGAATTTTGAGATTAGGACTTACGGTCATGAAAGGGAACGATAAGGCGTTCAACTTATATAGGAAGATGGGGTTCGTATTAGAAGGCGAGAGAGTTCAATCGTTAAGAGTGAATGGGGAATTTGTAAATGAATATTACCTATACAAACTGTTATAA
- a CDS encoding GNAT family N-acetyltransferase: MSLSLQILETIEQLKEMAKLEEEIWKTAPVPLHQTLTAAKNGGIVIGAYMDGKLVGFVYSFPGFRNGEVYLCSHMMGIDASFRDRGIGYRLKRKQAEEARRRGYRVIRWTYDPLQSRNGYLNLAKLGAVGVEYVENCYGEMNDALNGQLPSDRFIVEWRLDERPTGERSLAKADLLKARSLTVLEAGQRADGLLQPVPRDIDETAAPLLLTAIPLDFPQLKERDFALALEWRLATRALFQRLLVEGWIAAGAWRCLEEGVLYYIWKRRSERWQQKGEEE, from the coding sequence GTGTCTCTGTCACTGCAAATCCTTGAGACGATCGAACAGTTGAAAGAGATGGCCAAGCTTGAGGAGGAGATTTGGAAAACAGCGCCGGTTCCGCTCCATCAAACGTTGACGGCGGCAAAAAACGGCGGCATTGTGATCGGCGCGTATATGGACGGGAAACTCGTCGGCTTTGTGTATAGCTTCCCTGGGTTTCGAAACGGGGAAGTGTATCTTTGTTCCCATATGATGGGGATTGATGCTTCCTTTCGCGACCGAGGAATCGGCTACCGTCTGAAAAGGAAGCAGGCGGAAGAAGCGCGGCGGCGCGGCTACCGAGTCATCCGCTGGACGTATGATCCGCTGCAAAGTCGCAACGGCTATTTGAACTTGGCGAAGCTTGGGGCTGTTGGCGTCGAGTATGTGGAAAACTGCTACGGCGAAATGAATGACGCGTTGAACGGTCAACTGCCGTCTGACCGCTTCATCGTCGAATGGCGGCTTGATGAGCGTCCGACCGGGGAGCGGAGCTTGGCTAAAGCTGATCTTCTCAAGGCCAGAAGTCTGACGGTGCTCGAGGCAGGGCAAAGGGCTGACGGCCTATTGCAGCCGGTGCCGAGAGACATCGATGAAACAGCGGCGCCGTTGTTGTTGACAGCCATCCCGCTTGACTTTCCGCAGCTGAAAGAGCGGGATTTCGCGCTGGCGCTTGAGTGGCGGCTGGCGACGCGCGCCTTGTTTCAGCGGCTGCTTGTGGAAGGATGGATTGCCGCCGGCGCTTGGCGCTGCCTGGAGGAAGGGGTGCTTTATTACATATGGAAGCGGCGGAGTGAACGATGGCAGCAGAAAGGGGAAGAAGAATGA
- a CDS encoding amino acid permease, which yields MNLFRKKPIQLLMKESGAKGASLRKELGAFDLTMLGIGAIIGTGIFVLTGVAAAEHAGPALVLSFVLSGLACVFAALCYAEFASTVPVAGSAYTYSYATFGELIAWILGWDLILEYGVASSAVAVGWSGYFQGLLAGFGIELPKALTSAYDPEKGTFIDLPAILIILFITFLLNLGAKKSARFNTIVVFIKVAVILLFLAVGVWYVKPENWTPFMPYGFSGVAAGAATVFFAYIGFDAVSTAAEEVRNPQRDMPIGIIVSLLVCTLLYIVVSLVLTGIIPYEQLNVKNPVAFALNYIHQDWVAGFISLGAIAGITTVLLVMMYGQTRLFYAISRDGLLPKVFARISPTRQVPYVNTWLTGAAVAVFAGIIPLNKLAELTNIGTLFAFITVSIGVLVLRKTQPDLKRAFRVPFVPVIPILAVLFCGYLALQLPAMTWIGFVSWLLIGLVIYFIYGRKHSELNKMARTEENAG from the coding sequence ATGAATTTGTTTCGTAAAAAACCGATTCAGTTGCTTATGAAAGAATCGGGGGCAAAAGGAGCTTCGCTGCGAAAAGAGTTAGGCGCATTTGATTTGACGATGCTCGGCATCGGCGCCATTATCGGGACAGGCATTTTCGTCCTGACTGGGGTGGCGGCGGCGGAACATGCTGGTCCGGCTCTCGTTCTTTCGTTCGTTTTGTCTGGGTTGGCGTGCGTGTTTGCGGCGCTTTGCTACGCCGAGTTCGCCTCGACGGTGCCAGTGGCGGGGAGTGCTTACACTTACAGCTATGCCACGTTTGGTGAGCTCATCGCTTGGATTTTAGGCTGGGATTTGATTTTGGAATATGGGGTTGCTTCGTCGGCGGTTGCCGTCGGTTGGTCCGGTTATTTCCAAGGGTTGCTTGCCGGTTTTGGCATCGAACTCCCGAAAGCATTGACGAGCGCATATGATCCGGAGAAAGGGACGTTCATCGATTTGCCAGCGATTTTAATTATTCTGTTCATTACGTTTTTATTGAATTTAGGGGCGAAAAAATCGGCCCGTTTCAATACGATTGTCGTTTTTATTAAAGTGGCTGTCATCTTGCTTTTTTTGGCGGTCGGTGTTTGGTATGTCAAACCGGAAAACTGGACGCCGTTTATGCCGTATGGCTTCTCTGGGGTGGCAGCCGGCGCGGCGACGGTGTTTTTCGCTTACATCGGCTTTGATGCGGTGTCGACGGCGGCAGAAGAAGTGCGCAATCCGCAGCGCGATATGCCGATTGGCATCATCGTCTCGTTGCTTGTGTGCACATTGTTGTATATTGTGGTTTCGCTCGTATTGACAGGCATCATTCCGTACGAGCAGCTCAACGTGAAAAACCCAGTGGCGTTTGCGTTAAACTATATCCACCAAGACTGGGTGGCAGGCTTTATTTCGCTCGGGGCGATCGCCGGCATTACGACCGTGCTCCTTGTGATGATGTATGGGCAGACGCGTCTCTTCTACGCCATCAGCCGCGACGGTTTGTTGCCGAAAGTGTTTGCCCGCATCAGCCCGACGCGCCAAGTGCCGTATGTCAATACGTGGCTGACGGGAGCGGCTGTAGCGGTATTTGCCGGCATCATTCCGCTCAACAAATTGGCGGAACTGACGAACATCGGCACGCTCTTTGCCTTTATCACCGTCTCGATCGGAGTGTTGGTGCTGCGTAAAACACAGCCGGACTTAAAGCGGGCATTCCGCGTTCCGTTTGTCCCAGTCATCCCGATTTTGGCCGTGTTGTTCTGCGGCTACCTCGCTCTTCAGCTTCCGGCGATGACATGGATCGGTTTTGTCTCGTGGCTGCTGATCGGTTTAGTGATTTACTTTATCTACGGCCGCAAGCATAGTGAGCTGAATAAAATGGCACGGACGGAAGAAAATGCCGGATGA
- a CDS encoding threonine/serine exporter family protein, producing MTERVDDIVEVCLLAGKLMLESGGETYRVEDTMTRIAASFGMPRSHGYVTPTAIIFSVEGTDSTRLIRISERSTDLAKVAVVNDISRRISRGELTLEKARKELEDIGRAPMGYPLWQQTAAAALASACFASLIGGMVHFFPSLFSGGVAFWCFEMVHRFVKIRFFAEFFASFVAGGLVLLMVQAGFGGDVGNMIIGSVLPLVPGLAITNAVRDLMAGHLIAGLSRGAEAFLTAFAIGTGIAFVLSIR from the coding sequence ATGACGGAGCGGGTGGATGATATTGTTGAGGTTTGTTTATTAGCGGGAAAATTGATGCTTGAAAGCGGTGGGGAGACGTACCGGGTGGAAGATACAATGACGCGCATCGCTGCTTCGTTTGGCATGCCGCGCTCCCATGGTTATGTCACACCAACGGCCATTATTTTTTCTGTTGAAGGGACAGACTCAACCAGATTGATCCGCATTTCCGAGCGTTCGACTGATTTAGCGAAAGTGGCGGTCGTGAACGATATTTCCCGGCGCATCAGCCGCGGTGAATTGACGCTTGAAAAGGCGCGAAAGGAGCTCGAGGATATCGGGCGCGCCCCGATGGGTTACCCTCTTTGGCAGCAAACCGCCGCCGCAGCGTTAGCGAGTGCTTGTTTTGCGTCATTGATTGGAGGGATGGTTCACTTTTTCCCATCGCTTTTTTCCGGAGGGGTGGCATTTTGGTGTTTTGAGATGGTGCATCGGTTTGTGAAAATCCGGTTTTTCGCGGAATTTTTTGCTTCTTTTGTCGCCGGGGGGCTCGTATTGTTAATGGTGCAGGCCGGATTTGGCGGGGACGTCGGGAACATGATCATCGGCTCGGTGTTGCCGCTCGTGCCGGGGCTGGCGATTACCAATGCGGTGCGCGATTTAATGGCCGGCCATTTGATCGCCGGTTTGTCGCGCGGTGCTGAGGCGTTTTTGACGGCGTTTGCGATCGGCACTGGCATCGCCTTTGTTTTATCTATTCGATGA
- a CDS encoding alpha/beta-type small acid-soluble spore protein: MARSSNKLLVPGIEQALEQIKYEIAQEFGVQLGAGTVSRANGSVGGEMTKRLIAQAQSELAGRKTE, from the coding sequence ATGGCTCGTTCAAGCAACAAACTGCTTGTTCCAGGCATCGAACAAGCGTTGGAACAAATTAAGTACGAAATCGCCCAAGAGTTTGGCGTACAGCTCGGGGCTGGCACGGTTTCGCGCGCCAACGGCTCCGTCGGCGGAGAAATGACGAAACGGCTCATTGCTCAAGCACAAAGCGAATTGGCAGGCCGAAAAACGGAATAA
- the murB gene encoding UDP-N-acetylmuramate dehydrogenase, with amino-acid sequence MKRAEHIYQRLVEICGERNVLRDEPMKNHTLVRIGGKADFLVWPETYEQVIEVLRLKEEYGLPFTLLGNGSNVIIRDGGLRGIVMQLKHLNRIWREGNNVIAQSGADIKAVSRFALEQHLTGLEFACGIPGSVGGAIMMNAGAYGGEVKDVLDHVKVATLAGELKTLTNEELELGYRTSIISRTHDIVLEVVFSLQPGDYAQIKAKMDDLTFQRESKQPLEYPSVGSVFKRPPGYFAGKLIQDSGLQGKGFGGAEVSTKHAGFIINKNNATAADYIATIDMVRKTVKEKFGVDLELEVKIIGEE; translated from the coding sequence ATGAAACGTGCGGAACATATTTATCAAAGACTCGTAGAGATTTGTGGGGAAAGAAACGTCCTGCGCGATGAGCCGATGAAAAACCATACATTAGTGCGGATCGGCGGCAAGGCTGATTTTCTCGTCTGGCCGGAAACGTACGAGCAAGTCATCGAGGTGTTGCGGCTGAAAGAGGAGTACGGCCTGCCGTTTACCCTTCTCGGCAACGGTTCGAACGTCATCATCCGCGACGGCGGGCTGCGCGGCATTGTCATGCAGCTGAAGCATCTCAACCGCATTTGGCGTGAAGGAAACAACGTGATCGCCCAAAGCGGGGCGGATATTAAAGCGGTGTCGCGGTTCGCGCTCGAACAACACCTCACCGGGTTGGAGTTCGCCTGCGGCATTCCGGGGTCGGTCGGCGGGGCGATTATGATGAACGCCGGAGCGTACGGCGGGGAAGTGAAAGATGTGCTTGACCATGTCAAGGTGGCGACGCTCGCCGGCGAGTTGAAAACATTGACAAACGAGGAACTGGAGCTCGGTTATCGAACAAGCATCATCAGCCGGACGCATGATATTGTGCTTGAAGTCGTCTTTTCCCTGCAGCCGGGCGACTATGCACAAATCAAGGCGAAAATGGATGATTTAACATTTCAGCGCGAATCGAAACAGCCGCTTGAGTATCCGTCGGTCGGCAGCGTGTTTAAGCGGCCGCCGGGCTATTTTGCCGGCAAGCTCATCCAAGACAGCGGCCTTCAGGGAAAAGGATTCGGCGGTGCGGAAGTGTCGACGAAACACGCCGGATTCATCATTAACAAAAACAATGCGACGGCTGCCGATTACATCGCGACGATCGACATGGTGCGCAAAACCGTAAAGGAGAAGTTCGGAGTTGATTTAGAGCTGGAAGTGAAAATTATCGGTGAGGAATGA
- a CDS encoding MFS transporter — MKWTVQLSKAAGRQAGRGWAVAALASIPLVMTLGNSMLIPVLPAMERHLDITPLQSSLLITMYSVVAILFIPLAGYISDRIGRKMVIVPSLLLAAVGGGLAGWAAWRVSDPYGWMIAGRMLQGLGAAGAFPIVLPLVGDLFPDEEEASRCLGTVETANTFGKVLSPILGAMLAGIIWFFPFFSFPVFCLLSAAMMVWFIQVPARRERPLPFRDFIAVVAEIFRREGRWLIGVFVIGGLLMLVLFAFLFFLSSRLEDVYGIDGMRKGWVLAIPLGALCLASFAAGKAIGDRKQRMKWGAAAGSVLLAAALALVPLHSSLSVWLALFSVAGIGIGAALPCLDALITEGIEKSERGTVTSFYSSLRFIGVAAGPPLAAWLMKGGAGPLLFLLSGLALLGGALVVWLIRPEGEKGGRG; from the coding sequence ATGAAATGGACGGTGCAGCTGTCAAAAGCGGCAGGGAGGCAGGCTGGTCGGGGGTGGGCGGTCGCTGCGCTTGCCTCGATTCCGCTTGTCATGACGCTGGGCAATTCGATGCTCATCCCGGTGCTGCCGGCGATGGAACGGCATCTCGACATCACGCCGCTGCAGTCGAGCCTGCTGATCACGATGTATTCCGTTGTGGCGATTTTGTTCATTCCGCTGGCCGGATATATAAGCGACCGCATCGGGAGAAAAATGGTCATCGTTCCAAGCCTGTTGCTGGCGGCGGTGGGAGGGGGGCTGGCGGGATGGGCTGCTTGGCGGGTGAGCGACCCGTACGGCTGGATGATCGCCGGGCGCATGTTGCAAGGGCTGGGGGCGGCCGGGGCGTTTCCGATCGTTTTGCCGCTTGTCGGGGATTTGTTTCCGGATGAGGAGGAGGCAAGCCGCTGTTTAGGGACGGTTGAAACGGCGAACACGTTCGGCAAAGTGCTAAGCCCGATTCTCGGGGCGATGCTGGCTGGCATCATTTGGTTTTTTCCGTTTTTTTCGTTCCCTGTCTTTTGCCTGCTATCGGCAGCAATGATGGTTTGGTTCATCCAGGTGCCGGCGCGTCGGGAGCGGCCGTTGCCGTTTCGGGATTTTATTGCGGTGGTGGCGGAGATTTTCCGCCGCGAAGGGCGTTGGCTGATCGGGGTGTTTGTCATCGGCGGTTTGTTGATGCTTGTGTTGTTTGCGTTTTTATTTTTCCTTTCAAGCCGTCTTGAAGATGTGTATGGCATTGATGGAATGAGGAAAGGATGGGTGCTCGCCATCCCGCTCGGGGCGCTCTGCCTCGCTTCATTTGCGGCCGGGAAAGCGATTGGCGACCGGAAACAGCGGATGAAATGGGGCGCTGCGGCCGGCTCCGTTCTATTGGCGGCTGCGTTGGCCCTCGTTCCCCTTCATTCATCCCTTTCCGTTTGGCTGGCGTTGTTCTCGGTAGCCGGCATCGGCATCGGCGCTGCGCTGCCGTGTTTAGATGCGCTTATCACGGAAGGAATTGAGAAAAGCGAGCGCGGGACGGTGACATCGTTTTACAGTTCGCTTCGTTTTATCGGCGTGGCTGCCGGACCGCCGTTGGCAGCCTGGCTGATGAAAGGCGGCGCCGGTCCGCTTTTGTTCTTGCTCAGCGGGCTGGCGTTGCTTGGCGGAGCTCTTGTCGTTTGGCTGATCCGTCCGGAAGGAGAGAAAGGAGGAAGAGGATGA
- a CDS encoding DUF485 domain-containing protein — translation MKGANYETIAQSASFRGLIQAKKRFIIPATVFFFVFYFALPVLTSYSKALNALAIGPVSWAWLFAFAQFIMTWDLCILYSKRAAQFDAIVEPFIPS, via the coding sequence ATCAAGGGAGCGAACTATGAAACCATTGCCCAATCCGCTTCATTCCGCGGGCTCATTCAGGCGAAGAAGCGCTTCATCATCCCAGCCACCGTCTTTTTCTTCGTCTTTTACTTCGCCCTTCCGGTGTTGACGTCGTATTCGAAAGCGCTCAACGCACTAGCAATCGGACCGGTCAGCTGGGCGTGGCTGTTTGCCTTTGCGCAATTTATCATGACATGGGACTTATGCATCCTTTATTCGAAACGCGCAGCACAATTTGATGCCATCGTCGAGCCATTTATTCCGTCTTGA
- a CDS encoding ornithine cyclodeaminase family protein, with the protein MLILSEQEIQRMYTMKDAISDVKEMLRQKQAGKVITPDRTVLPFPNHDASILYMPSAEEGAAVVKVVSIFPHNPAAGRSTTQGIMVLTDAKTGEHRMVCNATYLTRLRTGALSAIAADYLATQAASRLAVIGTGAMAKEQVVGILAVRAIERIFLYNRTRKKAEDLAAGLHQLVREWTGKVYVVDEADEAVRQADIVVCSTRSEQPVFSSQMLRPGMHISAIGSYLPHMRELDVETIVQADRIVVDTLEGVRHEAGELIQAAESGRWSFSQIDAEIGELVTGEKAGRQHDQEITLFKSVGAAFYDLAVAIGVYQKAKELGVGQEIEL; encoded by the coding sequence ATGCTTATTTTGTCAGAACAAGAAATTCAACGCATGTATACGATGAAGGATGCCATTTCCGATGTAAAAGAAATGTTGCGACAAAAACAAGCAGGGAAAGTGATCACCCCTGATCGCACGGTGCTTCCATTTCCGAATCATGATGCTTCGATTTTGTATATGCCATCCGCTGAGGAGGGGGCAGCAGTGGTGAAGGTGGTCAGCATTTTCCCCCATAACCCTGCAGCAGGAAGATCGACCACCCAGGGGATCATGGTGCTTACGGATGCGAAAACGGGGGAACATCGGATGGTTTGTAATGCCACGTATTTGACGAGACTGCGCACGGGGGCGTTATCCGCCATTGCAGCTGATTATTTGGCGACACAGGCGGCGTCGCGGCTAGCGGTGATCGGAACAGGGGCGATGGCCAAAGAACAAGTGGTTGGCATATTGGCAGTGAGAGCGATTGAACGTATATTTCTGTACAACCGAACGAGGAAAAAAGCAGAAGACTTGGCGGCGGGACTGCATCAACTGGTTCGGGAATGGACAGGGAAGGTATATGTGGTGGATGAGGCGGACGAAGCCGTTCGCCAGGCCGACATCGTGGTATGCAGCACGCGCTCGGAACAGCCGGTGTTTTCCAGTCAAATGTTGCGGCCAGGCATGCACATTAGCGCCATTGGCTCGTACTTGCCACATATGCGCGAGTTGGATGTGGAGACTATTGTCCAAGCGGACCGCATTGTCGTCGATACACTTGAGGGCGTCAGGCATGAGGCAGGAGAACTCATTCAGGCGGCTGAAAGTGGAAGATGGTCTTTTTCTCAAATTGATGCCGAAATCGGGGAACTCGTCACCGGAGAGAAAGCTGGGCGGCAACACGATCAGGAAATCACCTTATTTAAATCGGTCGGAGCGGCTTTCTATGATTTGGCTGTGGCGATTGGCGTCTATCAAAAAGCGAAGGAGCTCGGAGTAGGACAAGAAATAGAATTATAG
- a CDS encoding M20 peptidase aminoacylase family protein, whose protein sequence is MKDIIEQMKAELWEVFDHLHRHPEISWEEWQTTEFLRRELEREGYRVRTFADCPGVVAEIGAGPFTVGVRSDMDALWQEVNGVWQPNHACGHDAHMTIVLGVAKLLRRIGYEPPGTLRFLFQPAEEKGTGALKLIEKGAVDGVSFLYGVHLRPIQEVKGGYAAPAIIHGAAQCIEGRIRGVAAHAARPHLGVNVIEVGSAIVQELGKIHIDPQVPASIKMTKFHAGEKDANTIPGYAEFALDLRAQTNEAMERLVEGLRHVINGVAAIYGAEIELVERTRIVAAHPDPDAVRLMEEAIIAALGTEKCVPPVVTSGGEDFHFYSFQKPELKTTMLGLGCDLRPGLHHPNMTFRRDDLLSGVEILARTVINTFALQGENERVSVTANP, encoded by the coding sequence ATGAAAGACATTATCGAGCAGATGAAAGCGGAGCTATGGGAGGTTTTCGATCACCTTCACCGCCATCCAGAAATCAGCTGGGAAGAGTGGCAAACGACTGAATTTCTCCGCCGAGAGTTGGAGCGCGAAGGATATCGGGTGCGGACGTTTGCCGATTGCCCGGGTGTGGTGGCGGAAATCGGCGCCGGGCCGTTTACGGTTGGGGTGCGCAGCGATATGGATGCGCTTTGGCAAGAAGTGAACGGCGTTTGGCAGCCGAACCATGCGTGCGGGCATGATGCCCACATGACGATCGTGCTCGGGGTGGCGAAGCTGCTTCGCCGCATCGGCTATGAGCCGCCGGGGACGCTCCGGTTTTTGTTCCAGCCGGCCGAGGAGAAAGGAACAGGGGCGTTAAAGCTGATCGAAAAAGGAGCGGTCGACGGCGTGTCGTTTTTATACGGCGTTCACCTGCGGCCGATTCAAGAAGTGAAAGGCGGATATGCGGCGCCGGCGATCATCCATGGGGCGGCGCAATGCATCGAAGGGCGGATCCGCGGTGTGGCGGCGCACGCGGCGCGGCCGCATTTAGGCGTCAATGTCATTGAAGTCGGCAGCGCCATTGTGCAAGAGCTCGGCAAAATTCATATTGATCCGCAAGTGCCGGCGTCGATCAAAATGACGAAGTTTCACGCCGGTGAAAAAGATGCGAACACGATCCCGGGCTACGCGGAATTCGCCCTTGATTTGCGGGCGCAAACGAACGAGGCGATGGAGCGGCTCGTTGAAGGGCTACGTCATGTGATCAACGGGGTCGCTGCCATTTATGGGGCGGAGATTGAACTAGTGGAACGGACGCGCATCGTCGCCGCTCATCCTGATCCAGATGCGGTGCGGCTGATGGAGGAGGCGATTATCGCGGCCTTGGGGACGGAAAAATGCGTTCCGCCGGTTGTGACATCGGGAGGAGAGGATTTCCATTTTTATTCCTTTCAAAAACCGGAGCTGAAGACAACGATGCTCGGGTTAGGCTGTGACTTGCGTCCGGGGCTCCATCACCCGAACATGACGTTCCGGCGCGATGATTTGCTTTCCGGTGTGGAAATTTTGGCGCGAACGGTCATCAATACGTTTGCGCTGCAGGGGGAGAACGAGCGTGTCTCTGTCACTGCAAATCCTTGA